Part of the Nicotiana sylvestris chromosome 2, ASM39365v2, whole genome shotgun sequence genome, AGTGATATGGCCCAGGTCCGGTTTTACTCTCACACGTCGGACTTGAGCCCATAACTGTCAAATAGATTGCTCTTACTACGTTCATTTTAGATTTAACGAATCATGTTTGAAACTCAATTATAATAACCCGTAAGTAAGTAATtgaagtaggaccttttcttcatttattttagaaaacaaaaatagaaaatgtagtcactttaggattgtatTTAAAATAAAGGAGTTGGGTCTCGCCATAGTAcatcacaaattgcggggccctcagtaaatatttactataaaaattGTTTAAACTTCggaatggaccgtttagcaaactttcacggccctacccaaagtgatacgctagtcgctttaggcgcgcctttaataatttaattttcttaaaactcgggtgcacatttatgtgacccaaatcaaaatatcaacagaatcgaaatatgtcgataaccacgggtacattgatgtgacgtggttcgagatatattttcatgatgttgcaattctctataaaataataataacaataaagcggttaaaagttgaaATTGCGCTATAATTtttaaacatgtattaaaatcagatattttagctattacaacagttaagcgaccgtgctagaaccacgagattcgggggttcctaacaccttccctcgggtcaacagaatgccttacttagaatttctggttcgcagacttcatttggaaagtcgaatattttcctcgattcgggattaaattggtgacttgggacaccctaaatcttccaagtggcgactctgaataaataaataaatcctatTTCGATTGTCGTTTAAGTGGAAAAAACTCTCTTCCGCGCCCTTTTAAGgtcgcggggacggaaaaaggaggtgtgacaataagtaGCAAAAAAAGACTTCTAGTACCATGTGATACCATGTGATACCAATATGGTATATATGTATACCAACAGAGCATGTGATTTCTCTAGAATATTGCTACACCTATCTGCAACTATACTACTGTACTAAAACATTAAAAGACGcaataaaagtatgagaaaattaCATGCTCGTATTGCAAGCTAAATATTCACAAAACAACTTGCTCATTTTGTATACTAAGAGGGTATATAGTTGTATGGAGTTGTTCCAACAATTGcctataaatataaaaatttgtcatgacccggatttttcaccctcgggagtcgtgatggcgcctactaatgagagttaggcaagtcaatccttaactatttacttcattatcaaattgcATTCTTTTTTAGTAATTATAaggcgataacatgaaaacaacggagctttaaataaataagcgaaaGATAACATTAAAATATCTGAAATTTGCATCTATTACAATTACTTAagtcttaaccacccaaaacttggtgtcacggtgtcacagactgtctaagattgctacatacaaagtctggaaaaaaaaaataatacactTTTCTGAATGTaaggaaaatgaaataggaaagtagggatagagggagacgcctgggcttgcggacgcctgcaggtctaccttggatctccgcgtggactgaaggtagcctccacactacagTCCAAAAGcttcttcgggatctgcacagagtgcagagcgtagtatcagcacaaccgaccccatgtgctagtaagtgtctagcttaacctcggcgaagtagtgacaaggctaggaccagactaccaaataaacctgtgcagttcaaatatatatatatatatatatatatatatatatataatacaaaattaaccagtcaatatgggagggggagcatgttttgggggagataacaattccgaataAAAGACATCAAATAATGAAAGAACggcataactcggatatcaacaaagaatcaaaaatcaacaaatgcacggcatcacccttcgttcttttactctcgtcctcaccaaagcagtcATATAATGgaaatgtacacggcatcacccttcatgattttactctctttcctcaccatataatcaatataatcggcacggaatggtacatcatgcggcacggcatcacccttcgtgatttacactctttcctcacaaacaaacaatacacgacatcacccttcgtgctttacactcttcatcacccaaatagcaatcacaaacaatggggcaagagaataaacaagattataataggaatcccggcaagggacaacaattcaacaattaaGTCCCGGTAAGGGagcaacatcaataatatcaacaccctggcaagggagataaccaataaagcaacaatatcccggcaagggaacaatttaatgacttctttctcttattcacttttacacaactcactttaccacttgagccaatgctccaaagggttcaatcaactcatattctttcacaattcgtaatataacttgagccaatgctcctcgatgttcaaaggtcacaattccttccacaaatttttcacaacaaatagaaatcacctctaaagcatggataatacaacgaagccatgaaaatcacaatataagactcacgggcatgcttgacaccaatgtatagatactcgtcaccatgcatgtatgtcgtactcaacaagaagcaaacagcaaataggacacaactcttaatccctcaagctaaggttagaccaaacactttcctcgaacttccacggccaattcaatcctcaaataccgcctttcctttcgaattcggctccaaatcaattgtatctagacataatcgatttaataacatcaataaacgctaaacaatccaattccaacacttaattatagctttctaatcattcttcccaaaaagtcaaaaattgaccccggtccctcttggtcaaaacacgaggctcggaccaaaacccgatcacccattcatccacgagcccgaatatataattagttttgaaattcgaccccaaaacgaggtctaaatcgcaaataatcaaaaagccctaactctacccaaatccctaattttctacccttaagaacatgatttaagcctagaaatctaatgggtgttaatgaaaattaaagaaaatgagtctaagattacatacctatgaattggtggtgaaatcccctttcaaaaatcgcccaatttggagttgaaaagaagaagttatgaaattttgaagaaatcccgTTTTTGCTTCTGTCTTAAGACcactggacaggccttcatcgcgtttgtgataggcctgtcgcgttcgcgatgggttaggcctaagtgaccttcgcgttcgcgacattgggctcgcgttcgcggagctttgacccctcgagccttcgcgttcacgggccagtggccgcgttcgcatagaataAGTGAGAACTCCCTCCCCAGGCCCATTGCCTTACGCCTTCGCGAGTACCTGGACGTGTTCGCGAAGGTTACTCCCCCTTTAGCCTAGCGTTCGCGTCTCaggcttcgcgttcgtgaagaagaaaactGGCACTTGGGATTTTTGCCTTACGTATTCGCGAGTGGAAccacacgaacgcgaagaacaaattcccTGTGCACTGAAcaacaaaatctgcaactttcttaAGTTCAAAAactttccgaaactcacccgagccctcggggctctaaaccaaacatacatactaactcaaaaacatcatatgaacttattcgtgctatcaaatcaccaaaataacatcattaacatcgaattaaacctcaaaatcaaagaattatctcaaacttcttaaaacattcgttttagcaatttaggtctgaatcacgtcaaatgacacccgtttctcaccaaatttcacaaaaacatcttaaatcatatataagacctgtaccggatgccggaactaaaatacgggtccgataccatcatgttctaatcaaatttcatttcaaattcttttaaacaatttcagaaaacaattttctttaaaaaatcatttctcgggcttgggacctcggaattcgattccgggcatacgcccaagtcccatattttcctacggaccctccaggaccgtcaaattacgggtccgggtccgtttacctaaaatgttgaccaaagtcaaattaactcattttatagccaaaatttttcattttttcgcagattttcacatataggctttccggctacacgcccaGACTGCGCATGTAattcgaggtgatgctaaatgagattttcaaggcctcagaatacaaaattcaatttaaaagcaagtgatgacctcttgggtgATCACaaaactattacataatacacataatTTATGTCCATCGGCATACATAAATTCCAGATTGCAACTCatgttcatataaataatttcataatagaattcacttaagatgcagctaaaacaaccaaaacaatgttcaactaccatatgataccaatatgacATATAACTATACAAACATGGTATACAGTTTTACTAATTAATTTCCGGCAACTATATtactatactactattacataacacacatgcataaagagaaaaataaaaaagtgtaccacatattaatataataaggtatttcaagatattgtactatattactattattaagagaaaatcaaatattgtaccaattaaatgcagctaatacaaccaaaaaatgaatcaactagcatatgataccaatatagtatatagttATACTAATAGGGTATATAGTTGGAACGAATTGTATACTAAAATAGTATATTTGTATACTATTTGAGTATACAATAGAAATTCGTCTTCTTCTCTGGTTCAACTATATTTCAACCAAAATTCCTAAAATCTACTACAAAATATCCACCAAATTGACTAAAACTTTAGCTACAACCTCAaatcaacttttcaaacaaactcaTACAGGATCGGATCAAAACAATTAAAAACTCAAAAAACCAAGTTatgagtttcaagcttcaaggtcCTTCAATGGTGAATTTAAATTTTTGTACAATAAATCTTCAAAAACCAGCATCAAAGGTACAATCTCCACATCAAAGAACAATAGCTAACAAATTTCAATAACAAAACACTATAAAAAATTAGATCTAGCATTTTGAACTCATTCATATGGAGTTTCAAAAATTGTTTATTGAATTACAAATTGTTTCAAAAACTGATCAAAGAATTACAGCGGTTTATCTTAAAGAATCCAAAACTATACTATGGCCATTTGTTGGTCATTACAAGGGGAGACTAATTAATCACTACTCCCTGAAAGCAATTTGACAGTGCATGTTGTACCAAAACGTCTAGCTACTGGTGGTATGACTCTTGATGGTGATAAGAGTTGGGCAAAAGAAAAATTTTAGAATCTGTTCTCAGCCGACTCTGCAACCAACCCCTCCCTCCGGAGAAGCCATCTGTCGTAAACTTCAAAAATTGGAGGAAGGTaaaataaggaagaagaagaagaagaggaacaaAATAAAGACGGGTAAATAATTTGGGGCGCATGGGTAGGAGTAGTAAGTAGTTTGGGCCTGGACATTAAAGGGTAATTAGTTTGGAATTAATGAGTATAAAGTGAGATTAGAAGAAGGTTTTTTGAAGTAGCCTAGAGATATAAAAATGTTACTCCCTCCtatccaaaataagtgatttttgacctttttttgtgatccaaaataagtgatttttttagattttaagaatgaattaattatttttttcctacattgcccttggagtaaataatgttggagtatgtgttaggagtgtttatgtgaagagaaagtaaaggttaatatgattaattttattgctaattaatgttaaaatataatttttttaatatatgtaaaaacaacctaaaaatcacttattttggaccggagaaAATATTGAAATAGCTCTTGGGCTCCCTTAAAACAAATGGGTTAGCTGTAGAATCAAATAGTGCCCTGAATTATAGCTATATGTAAATGTAGTAGACTCATTATTGGAGTGAGGTTGAAATACGGTCTAATTAATTAATACATTAATATCTCTTCTACATAATATACACAGGATAACTTAGAGTTATCATCCTTTTTTCCTTGTTTTAGATAAGATTAAAGAAGAGTGGCATAAATAGATTCTTTTGGCTGCATCTGGTGCTCCCCACGAGGTAACAATTGACACTTATCCTAAAGTTCATTTTTATGCATAGGTGAAAACCATCAACATGgaaaaaatttaatttgtatGAGGCAATTTTTTTATCTCACAGTTTTATGAACCCAGATTTCTATGTATCCGGAAGTATAAGATTTGGGTCATTAAATTTATAAGATAAAAAAGAATCTCATATAATTAGTGTAAGTTGCATGagatacaaaataaaacttctcctaTCAACATCATACCTACTGAATTCAACTCAACACTTTTTAAATTGGATTTACGTATAACAAGTTTTACCGTCATTATAATCTACCATGTGATAGTACTAATTAGTTTAAAGTAATTTGATTATGTATATATACTTTACAAAATTAATGCATAGAACAATAAGTACTTTTTTACTAGTAATCATACTTTGTTTTAGTCAATCCAAAACACTAACACAAGGTCCCAACTTTAGTTACTATTGCAAATTACGAATTTGCTGTGCTAAACAGCAGTGATCCCTAGGATACTTTCTTTAATGTAGGTTGAATTAAGGAGCACCTTACATTGGGAAAAGTTCCACCTTATTTGATAAATCACTTTAATTGGGTGGTCATGCACATAAAGTAATCTATCTAACTTTAATTGGGTGTTTGGCATTAATTAACATGCCACAACAAGTCATAAACAGTGTTTTGTTTTGATAATATATGGAGTACAATAAAAGGCGAATTACTCCAACTAAAGGCAATGTTTTATGGATTGCTACATCAAATCAAAAACTATTCATTTGAAATAATTATTTATACTTACCCCACATAGGATTCTCTTACAGTACATTTCCATTATCTGTTTGTCTTTTAATTAGCAGTGAAGCATTACGAGGAGAAGTTGGAGTTGCCAATACAGAATTCAGGTGTTGTGGGGACATGTTTAAGTGGGACCTACAAAGACTAAAGAGGCTATTTTTATTATTTGTAGAAGAATACTAGTGAAAGTACTTGCGAGCCAAGGAAAGCTACCCTTCTGTTTTATTTTATGAATTATTATAAGAGTACTTCTTATATTTGAAgagtttgttttatttttaatgacatttaaaaatattttcctgAAATTCCAAATTGAGACGTAAGGAGTACAACTTAGTAGCAGTAAAAGAGATGATGACATAAGTCAATCAATTTGGTGAAGCATCCGTGCAGCATCCCTGAGCCATGAAATTTTTTTTACCTTTGTTTAGATGTATTCGGCGACTTCTGTAATTTTCCTCGTTTTGCTTTTTTTCTATGCTTAAATTCCACGTGCGTCTGCTTGTTTATGTAGGAAAACGAGAGTTGAAAAACAGAACTAGGtgcaaaaacaagaaagaaaaaaaaaatgaagaaatcataAATTAGGAGTGGTTActtattaaaaaaagaaagaaaaaaaaatcggaGGACAGGAAGAAACTGAGAAATCCGAAATAAGACCATAAGGGAGCACAACCTAAACTTTCATATTTGAACCAGTTTGCATATAGAATCAAGGAAAAACAAAGGGCAAGAAGTCTTACTAATTGAAATGCAAATTGTTAGAAACAAGGAAAACAGAAGTAATTAAAAAGTCTTGCAAATGAGATACATTTTTGAGATATAGTACCATTTTTAACCAGTTTACATATTATAAACAGggcaaaacaaaagtaaaaagtgTAGCAAATGAGATAGTAGTACATTTTTTGAACCAGttgaaaaaaggaaaacaaaaggcAAAAAGTTGTGCAAATTGAGATATGGTACCATACAAGAAAAGAGTTCATCTTCTCATTGAAGAAAAAGTACACACTAGACCTAGCTATTTTGAAGAAACCATATGTAGCTTGTATATTACATTATCATCATCAACTCAAACCTAATAAAATCTACCAaactcaaaaaagaaaaaagaagcaaaagGGCCACCTTTTTGTTCCATTTTGGTTTTGGCCCTTTACTAATACTCCACTTATTGTCTTAATTAGCTCTCTCCACATGGCGTATAAATACAGATTCAAGGTCAGGCGGATTAAAGAACTCCCTAACACTATTATAATGACACGTGGACTTTGGCCGGCGTTTCATCGGCGCCGGAGGGCATGGTAGTCTTTCCGGTATCCTTGAATCTCTCGCCGTCGGAGTTGTTGAacattcttcttcatcttcaGAATCCTCTCTTGGCTTCGTAGAAATTGGCCTCAAAGGTGCTAGAATTGTAATTCCAGCAATTACCCACTTTTTGCTCTCTTCTTTACTTCCTTCCACTTGGTGCTTCTTTGAAAATCCCATGTTTTAACAAAAACCCACTACTttgtaaataaaataagaaaatttgGGGGAACAAAGTTAACTCCTCAAATTCTTGGAAACAAAGACTCTGTTATATGGAACATATCAAAGGAACAAAAAATATGGATTTTTGGCTGAAAGGAAAGAGGAATTAAGAGAACAAGAAGAATGAACCAAAAGGGTCTTTCTTGTTTTTCAGATTCTAAGAATTTTTGCAGTCAAGAGGAGAGAAAAAGGGGGTGGAAATGAAAAGACTTTGAATGAAAGAAAAGGGGGGAAATGGCGCTAAAATGAAGGGGAAAGTTAGAGGAAATTTTTTTGGAGAGAGGGGAAATTGAAGGAATTAGAGAAAATATGAGAGTGAGAGATTCGTAAAGAATCTTTAGTATTAATATTATGAGAATGAGAATGAGAATTTGTTTTTTTGAGGAGGGGGGACAGAAAATAAAAGGAGTGGGCTGCCCGTGGAATTTCGGGCAGTGGGCAACTGGAAATTTAGAGTTTTGGCGCCAGTTTTTTGGTGTCTAGAGCAACGGCTCTATTTCCCGCCAATGTTAGATTCCTAGTTTCCCATTTTACCCCTCTTTGGGACTATTATTTTCTCTTGGGTTGCCACAGCGGCCCAAACCCATTCGTGCTGAAGCCCCTCAAAAGGCCCTTTTAGGTTCCGCCGCCACGTTGgtttgtaaaaatagcacggtctaggtAGTTTTTGgattgatcattcaaaaatagccagcatttactaagtcaataaaaaatagttactattttgctgcaatagagaccggtccagcataatatactggagttcggtgcacctgtgtatgaacttccagcatattatgctggaccggtatactttgctggctccagtataatatattggagactggagcaccggtgctccaaactccagcataataaccggtatattatactggaattccagcatattatgctggagtatttttcgggattttgaacagtattttcgttcagatttatctttacatgaaaaatggctaaatttcgattacttttgaaattgggctatttttgaacgaccacttgtaaatctgactattttttaatttctccccgtTGGTTTCGTTTTAGCTGCTTAAATTAAATTTGCAAAGTAATTTATATACTCATTAAATTTGATTGATAACTTGAAAAAGTATAAATATTCTGAAACTACTTTGATAATGTAAGAATTTTTCACGACATAAATCCTTTTTCACGAATATAGAAAATGgtaaaataagaaaattaaacTATGTTCAGTTTATTAGTGTGGACTGCGGATAGGTAAAAAAGACTATCAATGGTATATAACAAAAAATAAACTCAAGAAGGAAAATTGATAGGCTTTTTTTAATAAAACCTTCTTTAATAAGTTCAGCAAGTTCAAGCACTGTTGTTTTCATCCACTTAAAAGTAAATAAACTGAGGCTGATAAAAAATCATTGTCCTTATCTTTAAAAAATGAATTGTTCTTCAAAATGCTCAACTTGCTCATTTGAATTATGTCAAGTCAAGTTCCACGCTTTAGTTTGAAAATCATTAATGAGTTTGAGAGTCAATTTGAAACTCGGTAATAGTTTTAATAAGTCATTTCAGATGTTCATATCCAATTATAAGTTGACAAGCTTTTCTTTAATTTGAAATTCAAATAATATAGatatattaaatataaaaaaattaggtaaaatattGTCCAAACGCGAGTGTCAATTCAGCTTTGGATACCCTTCTATTTTTTTGGATCACATGGCTGTTTTCTCGTTATCGGGCCCACAAGCCCGTTTTTATCGCCCACAGGCCACACTTATTGACCGCATAATCCTAAATGAATAATCAAGCTTATCGTTATCCTTTTCATTTAATTTATTCTTCTCCTAATCAACAAAATTAATGTAAACAAGTTTGTGAAACACTTAATGCCTATTACTGAATTAATCAAGTCTTACTAGGAGataatacaaaataaaatgaaaCAGGATATTCTTGAGATATCCCCAGTCTAATTAATTTCCATGTTCGCTCCTCCGACATATGCATATAGGACATATTGATCATATTTTAATAAACGTTGTTGTGTAAGGACGAGACTGGATATAAGAATAACTATCACCAAAGCATATTCTAGTGCAATTACGGGAGTTTCCTACAGAATAAATTTGAGTTTAATTCTCAACTATCTTCATTTATCATTTTGTCTTATATTTTTCTGGTCTCTTATGCAATATAGATCATTTGTACAAATATTACACGAACTTATCAAAGAGGAGAAATTAAAAGATACAGTCCAGTATGTAGAGCAGTTGATGGTATAGTGAAAGCTTAAAGTACGAGTATATAAAGACTAATCGTATCAAGTAGGAACAAACCAAAGCCATTCATCTAAGTGAACATGACACTTGACACTAACGTCATTTTCTGAACTAGACATCGGGCACGTCTCTTTGTTTAAGATGACTACATAGTACATACTTTTGTAAGATGTTTGGTTCAAGTCAGGGGGCAAAGGTCGAAGAACTACATGGTTTTCTTCTTATGTGAAATGTCTTTGTTGTGATATATGAAACGTCTGtgttttcttcttattcttcctTTTTTCCCTCATAGGTAGGGCACTAGTGTTGTAGGAAACAAAGAATTATAAAAGCACAAA contains:
- the LOC104225382 gene encoding cyclin-dependent protein kinase inhibitor SMR6-like produces the protein MGFSKKHQVEGSKEESKKWVIAGITILAPLRPISTKPREDSEDEEECSTTPTARDSRIPERLPCPPAPMKRRPKSTCHYNSVREFFNPPDLESVFIRHVERAN